Proteins from one Corticium candelabrum chromosome 4, ooCorCand1.1, whole genome shotgun sequence genomic window:
- the LOC134177945 gene encoding reelin-like yields the protein MTAALLVLAFALLAASTHTGVAALGHCSSYGVYLNDDFDSSAVLNTNFWSSSSSGVLVQKACTNISSNAILSGNVLVFGATADTSRQLTSKRLNLKNAEAITFDAAACPYPATTATITATLSYSTDGGNTYQAARYFTVRKNGPGVHVVVSVTLAMKLSASVYLRVEQNSSFGGQGSQAWSIDNFAVLGQGPQEIDENFDNLTACHLLSQSSDDVKPYCSSSGNALVFSGQASSSVGHYVTSIPLFIPHTGNAPGTPTGVAFKEDFEPIPAIPGTKWADISGGRISIPECGAIDSTGVGYAAYFNDSGNRFIQTQKLDLTLAKSLSFNVRIGGLSGCENADNGEDVVVEYQVQGSSTFVLLRTLVYSDYRTAKTVNVNLPTSAQTKATTLRWRQLSNSGSGFDEWAIDHILVANLVFISRVIFSENFDTTPTIGNHILLAGNEALVIIYLDFSGSKWASISGGTFATPDCGSIGLSGTSTRAAFFQNSGTRSIQTQPLNLIDALTLSFRVRIGGSTGSTCETADSNEDVVVEYQSGSTAFTRLRLLAYDGYLTATNVTINLPAAAQKAATTLRWRQLTNSGSNLDEWAIDDIQILRTDVGTTPTAVPTTPTLATIFLENFDTTPTVPGAKWQAIQGGTFTTPDCGSIDPGFSSNAAFFSQSGTRYIQSAALDLSNSV from the exons ATGACGGCTGCGTTGCTTGTGCTCGCATTCGCTTTGCTGGCGGCCTCGACTCACACCGGAGTTGCAGCTCTAG GTCATTGTTCTTCATATGGTGTGTACCTCAATGATGACTTCGATTCATCAGCTGTTCTGAACACAAATTtctg gtcgtcgtcgtcgtctggTGTGCTTGTCCAGAAGGCTTGTACAAACATCAGTAGTAATGCTATATTAAGTGGCAACGTACTGGTATTTGGAGCAACGGCGGACACTTCACGGCAGCTG ACGAGCAAACGGCTCAATCTTAAGAACGCCGAAGCGATTACATTTGATGCCG CGGCCTGTCCCTATCCTGCTACTACAGCTACAATCACGGCTACTTTGTCTTACTCTACTGACGGAGGCAACACGTATCAGGCGGCCAGATATTTTAC AGTGAGGAAGAATGGGCCCGGAGTGCACGTTGTCGTCTCGGTCACACTAGCAATGAAACTGTCTGCTAGCGTCTATTTGCGTGTCGAGCAGAACTCGTCGTTTGGTGGTCAAGGCAGTCAAGCGTGGTCAATCGACAATTTTGCTGTTTTGGGGCAAGGACCACAAGAAATCGATGAAAATTTTGATAATCTAACGGCGTGTCATCTGTTGAGTCAGTCTTCTGATGATGTTAAA CCCTATTGTTCATCGTCCGGCAATGCCTTGGTCTTCTCTGGACAGGCGTCGTCATCGGTCGGTCATTATGTGACTTCGATCCCCCTCTTCATTCCACACACCGGAAATGCTCCAGGTACACCCACAGGTGTCGCATTTAAAGAAGATTTCGAGCCGATTCCTGCTATACC GGGCACTAAGTGGGCTGACATTAGTGGCGGAAGAATATCTATCCCCGAGTGTGGAGCTATCGATTCGACCGGCGTAGGGTACGCAGCATACTTTAACGACTCGGGCAACAGATTTATACAAACACAGAAGCTCGACCTAACACTGGCCAA ATCTCTGTCTTTCAACGTTCGAATCGGAGGATTATCTGGATGTGAAAATGCCGACAATGGAGAAGACGTTGTAGTCGAGTATCAAGTACAAGGAAGCTCGACGTTCGTGCTACTGCGAACGCTTGTTTATAGTG ATTACCGCACGGCTAAAACAGTTAACGTCAACCTCCCCACCTCAGCTCAGACGAAAGCCACTACACTTCGCTGGCGACAACTCTCGAACAGCGGCAGTGGGTTTGACGAGTGGGCCATCGATCACATTCTTGTAGCAAATCTCGTTTTCATAAGTAGAGTCATCTTTAGTGAGAATTTCGATACAACACCAACTATTGG TAATCACATTTTGTTAGCTGGTAATGAGGCTTTAGTCATCATATATCTCGATTTTAGTGGTTCAAAGTGGGCTTCAATTTCTGGAGGTACATTTGCCACCCCGGACTGTGGTAGCATCGGTCTTTCTGGCACCAGTACTCGAGCAGCTTTCTTCCAAAATTCGGGAACTCGTAGCATTCAAACGCAACCGTTGAATCTCATCGATGCCCT GACTCTGTCGTTTCGTGTTCGTATCGGCGGTTCTACCGGTAGCACTTGCGAGACTGCCGATTCAAACGaggatgttgttgttgaataCCAATCCGGAAGTACAGCGTTTACAAGATTACGACTGTTGGCTTACGACG GTTATCTAACAGCAACTAACGTGACCATTAATCTTCCTGCTGCGGCTCAAAAAGCTGCAACGACTTTGAGATGGCGTCAGTTAACAAACAGTGGCTCGAACTTGGACGAATGGGCAATCGACGACATTCAAATACTACGAACAGATGTCGGAACAACTCCAACTGCAGTACCAACTACTCCAACTCTTGCAACAATATTTCTTGAGAATTTTGACACGACACCTACAGTCCC AGGTGCCAAGTGGCAAGCAATTCAAGGAGGCACGTTTACTACACCAGACTGCGGCAGCATTGATCCTGGTTTCAGCTCAAATGCTGCTTTTTTCAGTCAGTCAGGAACTCGATATATTCAGTCGGCAGCATTGGACCTGAGCAACTCTGTGTAA
- the LOC134178188 gene encoding reelin-like yields MVGTKFIIGCCVGLLVVMFVAHPVVSLGQCDSLGIVFNDNFDHSANFSSTLWSSNVGVTVEKACTTNASNTLISNNVAVFGGKQGSVRYMTTAFLNLGRARVIQFDAVACPWSSTTSTIIFDLQCTTDSNGTTWEILQSFSVSKGDGGVRVLFNVTPAMRTITSNFKLRIEQKSSFSGKHNQAWAVDNFVVLGRGPEPINDDFDPIQSCNWLTHTANVTSSNSSGNALVFLGNATFSTGHYAITVPISIPHVSPLIVSTSLLFEENFDVMPVIPGNKWESLTGGMVVIPDCGSIDARKAGNAVYFFQSETRAIQTARLNLIRARSLSFNIRIGGGSGCENADSGEDVVVEYQPLGSSSFTTFKTLAYDGYPTAKLVVISLPLAAMTAATVIRWRQLSHSSINYDEWVLDAVKISDTDLSKMIFGENFDSVSSTPNVKWQSILGGSFITPDCGSISTPGSSSRAAFFSKSGTRSITTQPLDLSSASTISFRIRLGGTNPSGCEQPDNGEDVIFEYKTNVMPYTEITNLAYNSYQTATLVKVTVPVGLRTSDVTLRWRQESHSGYATDEWAIDDIVIIGQAFNVATTPYYIINEDFSPVPSIPGAVWNSISGGSITTPDCGSIYLSDFSSEAAFFSGVATRYIETVALNLITASTLSFRIQIGGGGACETADSGEDVVLEYKTATYASYLQLKLLSHSDYLTAQTVIITLPILAKTYSTTLRWKQLSHSGSTYDEWAIDHVQLMSVAPHTSTGNVVVFNDNFDSAPTIPGTQWLAISGGSFQTPDCGNVDVTGFSSQAAYFSGSSNRYIQTQFLDMTYATSLSFRVQIGSTSSSGSACETADYGEDVIVEYQPQGSALFDFLLTLGYDTYRTPTTVTISLPAAAITTGTSLRWRQVSHSGTGFDEWALDHVTVSGKRPQDKFVVIFFEDFDHFPQFPGTKWQFLSHGTIQVPDCGSIDKVGYSAQAAFFSGGSDLDSRYIETVELDLTAATTVSFRLRIGGGSCDVAETGEDVVLEYRVSGSSTFILLASHSATGYTLPQTITVILSDASKTASTVLRWRQLKHNGKSYDEWAIDHIRISGTQPISPFPSLFAEDFYPIPTFPGNKWKAFSGGTVKQPDCDEIDLPGYSLQAAVFSGIGSRSIETQDLDLRTAQTLSFIVQIGGAEALCENADLGEDVIVEYKAKGSAAFVSIITLPYNSYKTSTTVTVILPLPSRTSSTSLRWRQLSHDGTDLDVWALDHIRIQESVYDRRHVVNFDLSFSVQESSSYDVRLEYSTDFGQTYALVQPDCLPSSSHCSHALLNSQYSAVLFKHWRRLTVLLPLVAVSTNTQIRWRQTETDKSDWAIDNVYFGVQCPAFCSGHGRCHNATGQYEGLVCGGNSDGQPCASSYTYDSKTYKGCTRDGREGIDDELWCSTTSNYDKDKKWGYCVCGVCQCDPGYSGPSCSKVSKTLPRFLKEDFGKSLSSMKWGWVGGGTIGTVCGTVTSGNSLTFDVGRSRLLETIDLDLTDGTNVAFTIRMGSSKSKCPRPSDNTENVFVQYSTNGGMTWTLLQTIQFNISPSLKSYNLSIPSDAKTASTRVRWYQPIASGSNLDVWAIDDVAIETDVSKLPCATSPCVNQGQCTNEITGGYNCKCPLGFSGKMCEVVPNHCHSKPCLNGATCSSSLFTFDCDCFLGFTGTTCERNIDECIINPCKNGGTCLDSIGSYSCQCAVGKTGRHCQIDIECLPQLCRDDGTCDDLLPGTCKNGGTCQEGICLCLPGFTERQCTLRIDDLCTGNACKENAVCSRLSSSRYLCACPTGVRCTCETNPCENDDTCIVGEAFGRYHCQCVKDDFGGATCAAVRMKSNEGSSTAKGDGVSNWPYAVAAWGLAVAVLILATVIVVIYRRRRPNATPSSNFDYTARSTSLVQNPLFQEDDEQSQTMFADATATVPESLSCSKCSLSALQPMAAQKPHFGRINPVFRADTLPHSDSPTV; encoded by the exons ATGGTAGGAACGAAATTCATTATTGGTTGTTGCGTCGGGCTGCTGGTGGTCATGTTCGTTGCCCATCCTGTGGTATCATTAG gTCAATGCGACTCGCTTGGCATCGTCTTCAACGACAATTTCGATCATTCTGCTAATTTCAGCTCAACGCTGTG GTCCAGTAATGTGGGCGTGACAGTAGAGAAAGCTTGTACGACAAATGCTAGCAACACCTTAATTTCGAACAACGTCGCGGTATTTGGAGGGAAACAAGGCTCTGTTCGCTATATG ACAACCGCATTTCTTAACCTGGGCAGAGCTCGCGTTATTCAATTTGATGCGG TTGCGTGTCCATGGTCTTCTACTACATCTACAATCATTTTTGATTTACAATGTACTACTGATAGCAACGGAACAACTTGGGAAATACTGCAATCATTCTC CGTGAGTAAAGGTGATGGAGGAGTTCGCGTTCTGTTCAACGTGACGCCTGCTATGAGAACAATTACGTCAAACTTTAAGTTGCGAATTGAACAGAAGTCATCTTTCAGCGGTAAACACAATCAAGCCTGGGCAGTCGATAACTTCGTTGTGTTGGGTAGAGGGCCGGAACCGATCAATGACGATTTTGATCCCATTCAATCATGCAATTGGCttacacacacagcaaacgTCACG TCGTCTAATTCAAGCGGCAACGCGTTAGTGTTTCTTGGAAACGCAACGTTTTCGACTGGCCATTATGCCATTACTGTTCCTATATCCATTCCTCACGTCAGTCCTCTGATCGTATCTACAAGTCTGCTATTTGAGGAAAACTTTGATGTAATGCCTGTAATACC TGGCAACAAATGGGAAAGTTTAACTGGTGGAATGGTTGTTATTCCTGACTGCGGGAGTATTGATGCAAGAAAAGCGGGTAATGCTGTATATTTTTTTCAATCCGAAACTCGCGCTATTCAGACGGCACGCCTGAATTTGATCAGGGCTCG ATCGCTGTCATTCAACATTCGAATTGGAGGAGGAAGTGGCTGTGAAAATGCAGATAGTGGCGAAGACGTTGTGGTAGAATATCAACCACTAGGATCGTCGTCGTTCACTACCTTCAAAACACTGGCTTACGACG GATACCCGACGGCTAAACTTGTTGTCATCAGTCTTCCTCTAGCGGCTATGACGGCGGCAACAGTTATAAGGTGGCGCCAGCTATCGCACAGCAGCATCAACTACGACGAATGGGTCCTCGATGCAGTAAAAATATCTGATACCGACTTGTCAAAAATGATCTTTGGTGAAAACTTTGACAGTGTCTCGTCTACTCC AAACGTCAAATGGCAGAGTATTCTGGGAGGCTCATTTATTACCCCTGATTGTGGTAGTATTAGCACTCCCGGATCAAGCAGTCGAGCTGCATTCTTTAGTAAAAGCGGGACACGctctatcacaacacaacCGCTGGATCTCAGCAGTGCATC CACAATATCTTTTCGGATTCGATTGGGTGGGACGAATCCCAGCGGCTGCGAGCAACCGGACAATGGAGAAGACGTGATATTTGAGTACAAGACTAACGTCATGCCTTACACGGAGATTACAAACTTGGCATATAACA GTTATCAGACTGCAACTCTCGTCAAAGTTACGGTACCGGTTGGTTTACGTACTTCGGACGTTACGTTGCGTTGGAGGCAGGAATCTCACAGTGGATATGCTACGGATGAATGGGCGATTGACGACATCGTTATTATAGGGCAAGCATTCAACGTTGCAACAACACCTTATTACATCATAAACGAAGATTTCTCTCCTGTTCCTTCGATACC aGGTGCAGTGTGGAATTCTATCAGTGGTGGCAGTATTACAACTCCTGATTGTGGAAGTATATACTTGTCTGATTTTAGTAGTGAAGCTGCCTTTTTTTCTGGCGTTGCCACGAGATATATAGAAACTGTTGCTCTGAATCTTATTACGGCCAG CACTCTGTCATTTCGTATTCAAATTGGCGGCGGAGGCGCATGTGAGACCGCAGACAGTGGTGAGGATGTAGTCTTAGAATACAAAACAGCAACATATGCATCATACTTGCAACTGAAGCTTCTTTCGCACTCTG ATTATCTAACCGCTCAAACGGTCATTATTACCTTGCCTATTCTTGCCAAAACGTATTCGACAACTTTAAGGTGGAAGCAACTCAGTCATAGTGGCTCTACTTATGACGAATGGGCCATCGATCACGTTCAACTGATGTCTGTTGCACCACACACTAGTACAGGAAACGTCGTGGTGTTCAACGACAATTTTGACAGTGCTCCCACTATCCC CGGCACACAGTGGCTTGCAATTAGTGGTGGATCTTTTCAGACTCCTGACTGTGGCAACGTTGACGTCACTGGCTTCAGCAGTCAGGCTGCGTACTTTAGTGGATCTAGCAACAGATACATTCAAACGCAATTTCTAGACATGACGTATGCAAC atCACTTTCGTTTCGTGTTCAAATTGGATCAACAAGCAGCAGTGGTAGTGCATGCGAGACAGCCGATTATGGAGAAGATGTTATTGTGGAATATCAACCTCAAGGAAGCGcgttgtttgattttctgttaACTTTGGGATACGACA CGTACCGGACTCCGACAACTGTCACGATTTCTTTACCCGCAGCTGCCATTACAACTGGAACATCATTGAGGTGGAGACAGGTGTCTCACAGTGGAACAGGCTTTGATGAATGGGCTCTCGACCACGTGACAGTTTCAGGCAAAAGACCGCAAGACAAGTTTGTAGTTATCTTCTTTGAAGACTTTGATCATTTTCCGCAATTTCC TGGGACTAAGTGGCAGTTTTTATCTCACGGTACCATCCAAGTTCCCGACTGTGGCAGCATTGATAAGGTGGGGTACAGCGCGCAAGCGGCGTTCTTTAGTGGAGGCTCTGACCTTGATAGTCGGTACATTGAAACTGTTGAATTGGATCTCACTGCGGCCAC cacGGTGTCGTTTCGTCTTCGAATTGGTGGTGGAAGCTGTGACGTAGCAGAGACTGGAGAAGATGTAGTATTGGAATATCGCGTTTCTGGCTCTTCGACGTTTATTCTATTGGCTTCACACTCTGCTACCG GTTATACGCTTCCACAAACTATTACTGTCATTTTGTCAGACGCTTCTAAAACAGCCTCTACTGTTCTCAGATGGAGACAATTGAAGCACAATGGTAAAAGTTATGATGAATGGGCGATCGACCATATTCGCATTAGCGGAACGCAACCGATCAGTCCTTTTCCTTCTCTTTTTGCAGAAGACTTTTATCCTATTCCAACTTTTCC AGGAAACAAATGGAAAGCTTTCTCTGGCGGTACTGTTAAGCAGCCTGACTGTGATGAAATAGACCTACCTGGCTACAGTTTACAAGCAGCCGTTTTTAGCGGTATCGGCAGTCGCTCTATTGAAACACAAGATTTAGATCTCCGTACAGCTCA AACGTTGTCGTTTATTGTGCAAATCGGTGGAGCAGAAGCTCTTTGTGAGAATGCAGACTTAGGAGAAGATGTTATCGTAGAATATAAAGCTAAAGGAAGTGCAGCTTTTGTATCTATTATTACTCTTCCTTACAATT CTTACAAAACATCAACGACAGTCACTGTCATTCTTCCTTTACCATCGAGAACGAGCTCGACGTCGTTGAGATGGCGCCAACTGTCTCACGATGGAACTGATCTAGATGTATGGGCTCTAGATCACATACGAATTCAAGAATCAGTTTATGATCGTCGCCACGTCGTCAACTTCGACTTGTCTTTTAGCGTACAAGAGTCTTCTAGTTACGACGTGAGACTCGAATATTCTACTGATTTTGGTCAAACGTACGCACTCGTTCAACCTGACTGTCTACCGTCGAGTTCTCACTGCAGTCATGCGTTG CTGAACAGTCAATATTCTGCCGTGCTATTCAAACATTGGAGACGCCTTACCGTACTCTTGCCTCTTGTTGCAGTTTCTACTAACACTCAGATCAGATGGAGACAAACGGAAACAGACAAAAGTGATTGGGCAATAGACAACGTCTATTTTG GCGTTCAGTGCCCTGCGTTCTGCAGTGGTCACGGTCGATGTCACAATGCGACCGGTCAATACGAAGGTCTGGTGTGTGGAGGTAACAGTGACGGTCAACCGTGCGCTTCTTCTTACACTTACGACAGCAAAACATACAAGGGATGCACTCGTGATGGGCGCGAAGGCATCGACGACGAATTGTGGTGTTCGACGACTTCGAACTACGATAAAGACAAGAAATGGggatattgtgtgtgtg GAGTGTGCCAGTGTGACCCTGGTTATAGCGGTCCATCGTGTAGCAAAGTATCAAAGACATTACCTCGATTTTTGAAAGAAGACTTTGGTAAGAGTTTGTCTAGTATGAAATGGGGATGGGTTGGAGGCGGTACCATCGGCACGGTGTGCGGTACCGTAACGTCGGGAAATAGTCTGACGTTCGATGTGGGCAGATCTCGTCTTCTAGAAACCATCGATTTGGATCTTACGGACGGTACGAATGTGGCGTTTACGATTCGAATGGGATCGAGCAAATCCAAATGTCCTCGTCCGTCTGACAATACTGAAAACGTTTTTGTACAATATTCCACTAATGGAGGGATGACTTGGACGTTACTACAAACCATTCAATTCAACATATCGCCTTCTTTGAAATCTTACAATCTTTCTATTCCGAGCGATGCCAAGACGGCATCGACTCGTGTTCGTTGGTATCAACCGATTGCCAGCGGTTCTAACTTGGACGTGTGGGCTATCGACGACGTCGCTATTGAAACGGATGTTAGTAAACTACCATGTGCCACTTCTCCGTGCGTCAATCAAGGTCAATGCACAAACGAAATAACCGGCGGCTACAACTGCAAATGTCCTTTAGGTTTTAGTGGGAAAATGTGTGAAGTTGTACCGAACCATTGCCATTCTAAGCCATGTCTTAACGGAGCCACATGTAGTAGTTCTCTATTTACGTTTGACTGCGATTGCTTTTTGGGATTTACTGGAACTACTTGTGAAAGAAACATTGATGAATGCATTATAAATCCGTGCAAGAATGGAGGCACTTGCTTAGATTCGATCGGTAGTTACTCTTGTCAGTGTGCTGTCGGGAAGACAGGACGTCATTGTCAAATCGACATTGAATGTTTGCCGCAATTATGTCGGGATGATGGCACGTGTGACGATCTTTTACCAGGCACGTGTAAAAATGGTGGCACTTGTCAGGAAGgaatttgtctttgtttgccCGGTTTTACTGAACGACAATGCACTTTACGTATCGACGATCTATGCACTGGCAACGCATGCAAAGAGAATGCGGTGTGCAGTCGGTTATCATCCAGTAGAtatttgtgtgcttgtccGACCGGTGTTCGTTGTACTTGTGAGACAAATCCGTGTGAAAATGATGATACGTGCATAGTGGGCGAGGCGTTCGGTCGATATCATTGTCAGTGTGTTAAAGACGATTTTGGTGGAGCGACGTGTGCTGCCGTACGAATGAAAAGCAATGAAGGCAGCTCGACGGCTAAAGGCGACGGTGTTTCAAATTGGCCGTATGCCGTTGCTGCATGGGGACTTGCCGTTGCCGTACTCATTCTTGCGACTGTAATAGTCGTCATCTACAGAAGACGCCGACCGAATGCAACACCGTCGTCTAATTTCGACTATACTGCTCGCTCCACGTCACTCGTGCAAAATCCATTGTTTCAGGAGGATGACGAACAGAGTCAGACAATGTTTGCTGATGCGACGGCTACAGTTCCTGAAAGTCTAAGCTGCTCGAAGTGTTCGCTTTCTGCTCTTCAGCCAATGGCTGCTCAAAAGCCACATTTCGGACGGATCAATCCCGTCTTTCGTGCCGACACGTTGCCGCACTCCGACTCGCCAACTGTGTAG